One window of Nicotiana tomentosiformis chromosome 11, ASM39032v3, whole genome shotgun sequence genomic DNA carries:
- the LOC104096794 gene encoding VAMP-like protein YKT61 — MKITALMVLKCNPESSDPVILANASDVSHFGYFQRSSVKEFIVFVGRTVAKRNPPGQRQSVQHEEYKVHSYNRNGLCALGFMDDHYPVRSAFSLLNQVLDEYLKSFGESWKTVQSDNAQPWPYLNEALAKFQDPAEADKLFKIQRELDETKIILHKTIDSVLERGEKLDSLVEKSSDLSAASQMFYKQAKKTNSCCTIL; from the exons ATGAAGATCACAGCGTTGATGGTGTTGAAATGCAATCCAGAAAGTTCGGATCCAGTGATCTTAGCGAACGCATCTGATGTGAGCCATTTCGGGTATTTTCAGAGATCCAGCGTTAAGGAATTCATCGTTTTCGTGGGTCGGACCGTCGCTAAACGCAATCCACCCGGCCAACGCCAATCCGTTCAGCACGAAG AATACAAGGTACATTCATACAATCGAAATGGTTTATGTGCTTTGGGTTTCATGGATGATCACTATCCAGTTCGAAGTGCATTTTCACTGCTCAACCAg GTTCTAGATGAATATCTAAAGAGTTTTGGTGAGTCGTGGAAAACTGTGCAAAGCGACAATGCTCAACCATGGCCTTATCTGAATGAAGCTCTAGCCAAATTTCAG GATCCTGCTGAGGCTGATAAGCTGTTCAAAATTCAGAGAGAGTTGGATGAAACAAAAATTATTCTC CATAAGACAATTGACAGCGTCTTAGAACGGGGTGAGAAGCTCGACAGTTTGGTTGAGAAGAGTTCAGATCTCAGTGCTGCTTCACAG ATGTTCTACAAGCAGGCGAAGA